Proteins from a genomic interval of Treponema succinifaciens DSM 2489:
- a CDS encoding helix-turn-helix domain-containing protein, whose product MSKLLPYETIVKAHEGDPDAIDTILSHYAGYIRYCSKVHGKVNAEVEEHIKQQLIAALFKFRFDR is encoded by the coding sequence ATGAGTAAACTTCTCCCCTATGAAACAATCGTCAAAGCCCATGAGGGCGACCCGGACGCAATCGACACCATTCTTTCCCACTATGCCGGATATATCCGCTACTGTTCCAAAGTACACGGGAAAGTCAACGCCGAAGTTGAGGAACATATAAAGCAACAGCTCATTGCCGCCCTGTTCAAATTTCGCTTTGACCGATAA